The genomic segment AGGACACCAAAGACGCCGGCGATGAGATCGAGCAGGATATTCCGTTCTTGAAGGCCTATACGGTTTTCTGTGCCGACCAGTGCAAGGGACTGCCGGCTCACTTCTACCAGCTGGCCGAGCAGCCGAAGGAGACGCTTGCACGCATCGAGCAGGCCGACCGGTTTTTTGCCAATACCAGGGCCGACATCCGCACTGGCGGAAACAAAGCATTTTACGCCTGCGATGCCGACTACGTGCAGATGCCGCCTTTTGAGACGTTCCGCGATGCCGAAAGCCATGCCGCCACGCTGGCCCATGAATTGAATCACTGGACGCGGCATTCGTCACGGCTCAACCGGGAATTCGGCCGCAAGCGTTTCGGTGACGAAGGCTACGCGATGGAAGAACTCGTGGCCGAGCTTGGCTCCGCTTTCCTCTGTGCGGATCTGGAGATAACACCGGAGATTCGCGAAGACCACGCCAGCTATGTCGCTAACTGGCTGCAAGTCTTGAAGAACGATAAACGGGCAATTTTCACCGCGGCGAGCTACGCATCGAAGGCCGCCGACTATCTGCACGGCCTGCAACCCAAACAAGCAGCCTGACCATCAACCCCGAAAGGCTTTCCCATGTACTACGTTATTTGTCCGGAATGCGGGGCCAGGATTGAGATCCCCGATACCGCCGTCGGCCCCGATCGCACCGACCTTTGGAACGTCGTCGGTTGCGACGAGTGTCGCATCGCCTTCGACTATGACGACGAGGAGGTCGTGGCCGACGACACGATCGTCTAACCCATTGTAATGAATTGCCAAACGCGCCGCACGACGGCTTGTAGCCGCCGTGCGGTTTTTCGTTGTCACGTCAAGGCACCCTTTGAAGCGCTGCTGGAGACGTTGCTCTTAGCTGACTTAGTCTTCGATTGGATGCATTGCTATGGCTGCGGGGAACGAATCGTCCAGGGGATTGCACAGCTCACTGAGCCAGCCATCCGCCATCGACTGCAAGTGACGTTCCCGTGGTGAACGACGCCGCATCCGAGCACAGATATAGTACGGCTGCGGCAATTTCTTTGGCCTTACCCATGCGTCCGATCGGATGCTTGGCGATCAATGCTTCTCGGGCCTCCCCTTCTTTGCCG from the Pirellulales bacterium genome contains:
- a CDS encoding zincin-like metallopeptidase domain-containing protein; the encoded protein is MKAYTVFCADQCKGLPAHFYQLAEQPKETLARIEQADRFFANTRADIRTGGNKAFYACDADYVQMPPFETFRDAESHAATLAHELNHWTRHSSRLNREFGRKRFGDEGYAMEELVAELGSAFLCADLEITPEIREDHASYVANWLQVLKNDKRAIFTAASYASKAADYLHGLQPKQAA
- a CDS encoding MJ0042-type zinc finger domain-containing protein; the encoded protein is MYYVICPECGARIEIPDTAVGPDRTDLWNVVGCDECRIAFDYDDEEVVADDTIV